One part of the Lapillicoccus jejuensis genome encodes these proteins:
- a CDS encoding class I SAM-dependent RNA methyltransferase has protein sequence MTPGPRRPRPSGRRTAPRDRRGAPRPAAPPDPLVGRTVEVEVGPIAHGGHCVARHEGRVVFVRHALPGELVRVLVTEGRAKDSFLRGDAVEVLRASPHRVTPPCPYAGPAATTPGCGGCDLQHVALPHQRELKAAVVREQLQRLAGLEVDVVVEALPGTPEHERGLRWRTRVELAVDAAGRAGLRAHRSHDVVPLDDCLIADERVVATGALSTVWTGCTGVDVVAADEPEAAVEVPLPVDGPVPSVVQHVAVDGPEGEWEESFLVSARGFWQVHPAAAPTFLAHVLSELDPQPGERALDLYAGVGLFAAALADAVGVTGAVLAVEGDAVAVEDATANLEDRPQVEVRGGDVARELSAMVDQGVVADVVVLDPPRTGAGRDVVDALVRLGARRVVYVACDPAALARDTSYLLERGWRLSHLRAVDAFPMTHHVECLATFEPAAG, from the coding sequence ATGACCCCCGGACCGCGCCGACCACGCCCCTCCGGTCGCCGTACGGCGCCCCGCGACCGCCGCGGCGCCCCCCGCCCGGCCGCCCCGCCCGACCCGCTCGTCGGGCGCACCGTCGAGGTCGAGGTCGGCCCGATCGCGCACGGCGGGCACTGCGTCGCCCGGCACGAGGGGCGCGTCGTCTTCGTCCGGCACGCCCTGCCAGGGGAGCTGGTCCGGGTGCTCGTCACCGAGGGCCGGGCCAAGGACTCGTTCCTGCGCGGCGACGCCGTCGAGGTGCTCCGGGCCTCGCCGCACCGGGTCACCCCGCCCTGCCCGTACGCCGGCCCGGCCGCCACCACCCCGGGCTGCGGCGGTTGCGACCTGCAGCACGTGGCCCTGCCGCACCAGCGCGAGCTCAAGGCCGCCGTCGTCCGCGAGCAGCTCCAGCGGCTCGCCGGGCTCGAGGTCGACGTCGTCGTCGAGGCGCTGCCCGGCACGCCGGAGCACGAGCGCGGGCTGCGCTGGCGCACCCGGGTCGAGCTCGCCGTCGACGCGGCCGGCCGCGCCGGGCTGCGGGCGCACCGCTCGCACGACGTCGTCCCGCTCGACGACTGCCTCATCGCCGACGAGCGCGTCGTCGCCACCGGGGCGCTGTCGACGGTCTGGACGGGCTGCACCGGCGTCGACGTCGTCGCCGCCGACGAGCCCGAGGCCGCCGTCGAGGTGCCGCTGCCCGTCGACGGGCCGGTGCCGAGCGTCGTCCAGCACGTCGCGGTCGACGGACCCGAGGGGGAGTGGGAGGAGTCGTTCCTCGTCTCCGCGCGCGGGTTCTGGCAGGTCCACCCCGCGGCGGCCCCGACGTTCCTCGCCCACGTCCTGTCCGAGCTGGACCCGCAGCCGGGGGAGCGCGCGCTCGACCTCTACGCCGGGGTCGGGCTCTTCGCCGCCGCGCTCGCCGACGCGGTCGGCGTGACCGGCGCGGTCCTTGCGGTCGAGGGGGACGCGGTGGCCGTCGAGGACGCGACCGCGAACCTCGAGGACCGGCCTCAGGTCGAGGTCCGCGGTGGCGACGTCGCCCGCGAGCTCTCGGCGATGGTCGACCAGGGCGTCGTCGCCGACGTCGTCGTCCTCGACCCGCCCCGCACCGGCGCCGGCCGCGACGTCGTCGACGCCCTCGTCCGGCTCGGGGCCCGCCGGGTCGTCTACGTCGCCTGCGACCCCGCGGCCCTGGCCCGCGACACGTCGTACCTCCTGGAGCGCGGGTGGCGGCTGAGCCACCTCCGGGCGGTCGACGCGTTCCCCATGACGCACCACGTCGAGTGCCTGGCGACGTTCGAGCCCGCCGCGGGCTGA
- a CDS encoding APC family permease has product MRSDRLGETLLPKRLALPIFASDALSSVAYAPDEIMLMLGMAGGAFVTTHSWQIALAVVVVMLVVVASYRQNVHAYPSGGGDYEVATVNLGPRAGLTVASALLVDYVLTVAVSVSSGIQNAATALPVLRGHEVEAAVGIVVILTALNLRGVRESGKTFAVPVYAFMVGIIGMGLVGFAQYLTGHLGQAESARYTLSPEPGHDQMAGLAVAFLLLRAFSSGCAALTGVEAISNGVPAFQKPKSRNAATTLLMLGLLSITMLVSIIVLGRLTGIKVADNPAEQLSLNGQPVGASYVQDPVLGQLSKAVFDGFQPGVVYVSIVTGLILVLAANTAFNGFPVLGSILAKDGYLPRQLHTRGDRLAFSNGILILAAGAVALIIAYSATVTALIQLYIVGVFVSFTLSQSGMIRHWNRHLRTERDPKERSRMVRSRAINAVGAFMSGTVLVVVLITKFMEGARYAILAMIVLFFLMLAIKRHYDHVAEELELDPEEPQLLPSRVHAIVLLSKVHKPAMRALAYARATRPTFLEAVTVEVDEDDTQALRAEWARRDIPVPLKVLASPYREISRPVVDYVKSIRSGSPRDVVVVYIPEYVLGRWYEQVLHNQSALRLKARLLFTPGVMVASVPWQLRSSEGQEDFFDGPVVGSIRRGPA; this is encoded by the coding sequence ATGCGCAGCGACCGGCTGGGGGAGACCCTCCTGCCGAAGCGGCTCGCGCTGCCCATCTTCGCCAGCGACGCGCTCTCCTCGGTGGCCTACGCCCCCGACGAGATCATGCTCATGCTCGGCATGGCGGGCGGCGCCTTCGTCACGACCCACTCGTGGCAGATCGCCCTCGCGGTCGTCGTCGTCATGCTCGTCGTCGTCGCCTCCTACCGGCAGAACGTGCACGCCTACCCCTCCGGCGGCGGCGACTACGAGGTCGCGACCGTCAACCTCGGCCCGCGCGCCGGGCTGACCGTCGCCAGCGCCCTGCTCGTCGACTACGTCCTCACCGTCGCCGTCTCGGTCTCCTCCGGCATCCAGAACGCCGCGACCGCGCTGCCGGTCCTGCGCGGGCACGAGGTCGAGGCCGCGGTCGGCATCGTCGTCATCCTCACCGCGCTCAACCTGCGCGGCGTGCGCGAGTCGGGCAAGACCTTCGCCGTCCCGGTCTACGCCTTCATGGTCGGCATCATCGGGATGGGCCTGGTCGGCTTCGCGCAGTACCTCACCGGCCACCTCGGGCAGGCCGAGAGCGCGCGCTACACGCTGTCGCCGGAGCCGGGCCACGACCAGATGGCCGGCCTGGCCGTCGCCTTCCTGCTGCTGCGCGCCTTCTCCTCCGGCTGCGCGGCGCTCACCGGCGTCGAGGCCATCTCCAACGGCGTGCCCGCCTTCCAGAAGCCGAAGAGCCGCAACGCCGCCACGACGCTGCTCATGCTCGGCCTGCTGTCGATCACGATGCTCGTCTCGATCATCGTGCTGGGGCGCCTGACCGGCATCAAGGTGGCCGACAACCCCGCCGAGCAGCTGTCGCTCAACGGGCAGCCGGTCGGGGCGTCGTACGTGCAGGACCCCGTGCTGGGGCAGCTGAGCAAGGCCGTCTTCGACGGCTTCCAGCCCGGCGTCGTCTACGTCTCCATCGTCACCGGGCTCATCCTCGTGCTCGCCGCCAACACCGCCTTCAACGGCTTCCCGGTGCTCGGCTCGATCCTCGCCAAGGACGGCTACCTGCCGCGCCAGCTGCACACCCGCGGCGACCGGCTCGCGTTCTCCAACGGCATCCTCATCCTCGCGGCCGGCGCGGTCGCGCTGATCATCGCCTACTCCGCCACGGTCACCGCCCTCATCCAGCTCTACATCGTCGGGGTGTTCGTCTCCTTCACCCTCAGCCAGAGCGGGATGATCCGGCACTGGAACCGGCACCTGCGCACCGAGCGCGACCCCAAGGAGCGCTCGCGCATGGTCCGCTCGCGGGCCATCAACGCGGTCGGCGCGTTCATGTCGGGCACGGTCCTCGTCGTCGTCCTCATCACGAAGTTCATGGAGGGCGCGCGCTACGCGATCCTCGCGATGATCGTCCTGTTCTTCCTCATGCTCGCCATCAAGCGGCACTACGACCACGTCGCCGAGGAGCTCGAGCTCGACCCGGAGGAGCCGCAGCTGCTGCCCAGCCGGGTGCACGCGATCGTCCTGCTGTCCAAGGTCCACAAGCCGGCCATGCGCGCGCTCGCCTACGCCCGCGCGACCCGCCCGACGTTCCTCGAGGCGGTCACCGTCGAGGTCGACGAGGACGACACGCAGGCGCTGCGGGCCGAGTGGGCCCGGCGCGACATCCCCGTCCCGCTCAAGGTCCTCGCGTCGCCGTACCGCGAGATCTCCCGCCCGGTCGTCGACTACGTCAAGTCGATCCGCAGCGGCAGCCCCCGCGACGTCGTCGTCGTCTACATCCCGGAGTACGTCCTCGGCCGCTGGTACGAGCAGGTGCTGCACAACCAGAGCGCCCTGCGGCTCAAGGCGCGGCTGCTCTTCACCCCGGGCGTCATGGTCGCCAGCGTGCCCTGGCAACTGCGCTCGTCCGAGGGTCAGGAGGACTTCTTCGACGGACCCGTCGTCGGCTCGATCCGGCGCGGCCCCGCATGA
- a CDS encoding potassium channel family protein — MHFVIMGCGRVGSTLAKSLSKRGHDVAVIDSEPSAFRRLGSSFDGMTVTGLGFDRDTLRAARIDEAYAFAAVSSGDNSNILAARVARETFGVEHVVARIYDPGRAEVYQRLGIPTVATVRWTSDQMLQRLLPQGAVPAMTDPSGRVVVAEVPLARTWVGRRISEVESLTGSRVAFVTRLGEGMVPGADTVFQDGDLVHVVAALADLGRIEKTFDQPPPAH; from the coding sequence GTGCACTTCGTCATCATGGGCTGCGGCCGCGTGGGGTCGACCCTCGCGAAGAGCCTGAGCAAGCGCGGGCACGACGTCGCCGTCATCGACTCCGAGCCGTCGGCCTTCCGCCGCCTCGGCAGCAGCTTCGACGGGATGACCGTCACCGGCCTCGGCTTCGACCGCGACACCCTGCGCGCGGCCCGGATCGACGAGGCCTACGCGTTCGCCGCCGTCTCCAGCGGTGACAACTCGAACATCCTCGCCGCCCGCGTGGCCCGCGAGACCTTCGGCGTCGAGCACGTGGTCGCCCGCATCTACGACCCGGGCCGGGCCGAGGTCTACCAGCGGCTCGGCATCCCCACGGTCGCGACGGTCCGCTGGACCTCCGACCAGATGCTGCAGCGGCTGCTGCCGCAGGGCGCCGTACCGGCGATGACCGACCCGAGCGGTCGCGTCGTCGTCGCCGAGGTGCCGCTCGCCCGCACCTGGGTGGGCCGGCGGATCAGCGAGGTCGAGTCGCTCACCGGCTCGCGGGTCGCCTTCGTCACCCGGCTCGGCGAGGGCATGGTGCCCGGGGCCGACACCGTCTTCCAGGACGGCGACCTCGTCCACGTCGTCGCCGCCCTCGCCGACCTCGGGCGCATCGAGAAGACCTTCGACCAGCCGCCGCCGGCGCACTGA
- a CDS encoding potassium channel family protein — MRVVIAGAGSVGRSIARELLHNGHQVLLIDRDADDVQASRVPDAAWLLADACEISVLEEAKVQECDVVVAATGDDKANLVVSLLSKTEFGVPRTVARVNNPKNEWMFDESWGVDVAVSTPRLMTALVEEAVSVGDLVRIFQFQQARASMVELTIPVGSPYIARPLGEVTWPADTVLVGIIRDDRPIAPSRDDTVEAHDELLFITTPDSEDELEQMLSPSNRLPRGADD, encoded by the coding sequence ATGCGCGTCGTCATCGCCGGAGCCGGCAGCGTCGGGCGCTCGATCGCCCGCGAGCTGCTGCACAACGGCCACCAGGTGCTGCTCATCGACCGCGACGCGGACGACGTGCAGGCCTCCCGGGTGCCCGACGCGGCCTGGCTGCTCGCCGACGCGTGCGAGATCAGCGTCCTCGAGGAGGCCAAGGTCCAGGAGTGCGACGTCGTCGTCGCCGCGACCGGCGACGACAAGGCCAATCTCGTCGTCTCGCTGCTGAGCAAGACCGAGTTCGGCGTGCCGCGCACCGTGGCCCGGGTCAACAACCCCAAGAACGAGTGGATGTTCGACGAGTCGTGGGGCGTCGACGTCGCCGTGTCGACGCCGCGGCTGATGACCGCGCTCGTCGAGGAGGCGGTCAGCGTCGGCGACCTCGTGCGGATCTTCCAGTTCCAGCAGGCGCGGGCGTCGATGGTCGAGCTGACCATCCCTGTCGGCAGCCCCTACATCGCCCGCCCGCTCGGCGAGGTGACGTGGCCGGCCGACACCGTCCTCGTGGGGATCATCCGCGACGACCGCCCGATCGCGCCGAGCCGCGACGACACCGTCGAGGCGCACGACGAGCTCCTCTTCATCACGACGCCGGACTCCGAGGACGAGCTCGAGCAGATGCTCAGCCCCTCCAACCGGCTCCCCCGCGGCGCCGACGACTGA
- a CDS encoding DUF3159 domain-containing protein → MPEADAVRGAVPEAAARREHTTVEELLRERILGALGGWRGALESALPTFLFVVVWSVTRSSVASLVASGAALVVLAVVRLVRRETVRYIGYSALVLAVAAFFALRSGRAQDAFLPGMIGTAATGLAFLVANLARWPVFGFLIAAGDPELAATSQRLKDASRKDAPQDEEAQARAAADEAALKEIFTGWRRHTGIVTVAARLGWVIVGLDVVRLAVMVPLYLAGEVGALGVAKIVLGTPAYLVAVLVMGLVVLRGRTPLDEPRPAEA, encoded by the coding sequence GTGCCTGAGGCCGACGCGGTGCGCGGCGCCGTCCCCGAGGCGGCCGCGAGGCGCGAGCACACGACCGTCGAGGAGCTGCTGCGCGAGCGGATCCTCGGCGCGCTCGGGGGCTGGCGCGGGGCGCTCGAGTCGGCGCTGCCGACCTTCCTCTTCGTCGTCGTGTGGAGCGTGACCCGTTCGTCGGTCGCCTCCCTCGTCGCCTCCGGCGCGGCGCTCGTCGTCCTCGCCGTCGTGCGGCTCGTCCGGCGCGAGACGGTGCGCTACATCGGCTACTCCGCCCTGGTGCTCGCCGTGGCCGCGTTCTTCGCGCTGCGCTCGGGCCGCGCGCAGGACGCCTTCCTGCCGGGGATGATCGGTACGGCGGCCACGGGGCTCGCCTTCCTCGTCGCGAACCTCGCGCGGTGGCCGGTGTTCGGCTTCCTCATCGCCGCCGGCGACCCCGAGCTGGCCGCGACGTCGCAGCGGCTCAAGGACGCGTCGCGCAAGGACGCCCCGCAGGACGAGGAGGCGCAGGCCCGCGCGGCCGCGGACGAGGCGGCCCTCAAGGAGATCTTCACCGGCTGGCGCCGCCACACCGGCATCGTCACCGTCGCCGCCCGGCTCGGCTGGGTCATCGTCGGCCTCGACGTCGTCCGCCTCGCGGTCATGGTGCCGCTCTACCTCGCCGGCGAGGTCGGCGCCCTGGGCGTCGCCAAGATCGTCCTGGGCACGCCGGCGTACCTCGTCGCCGTGCTCGTCATGGGCCTCGTCGTCCTGCGGGGCCGCACCCCGCTCGACGAGCCCCGCCCCGCCGAGGCGTAG
- a CDS encoding OB-fold nucleic acid binding domain-containing protein, with product MPDVVPTTPPAPSEARPHAVESASPTASMLHRGQRDVQEPRRGFFGRLADRLTRADDELEADELQDEAERVGATPICDLPNRERAHVCGTIRSVTLRPRADVPALVVEIYDGSRPLHLVWLGRREIAGIEPGVMLRATGRVSYYRGVATMFNPFYEIVPKGA from the coding sequence GTGCCCGACGTCGTCCCCACCACCCCGCCCGCCCCGAGTGAGGCGCGCCCCCACGCGGTCGAGTCGGCCAGCCCGACCGCCTCGATGCTGCACCGCGGCCAGCGCGACGTGCAGGAGCCGCGGCGCGGCTTCTTCGGCCGGCTCGCCGACCGGCTCACCCGGGCCGACGACGAGCTCGAGGCCGACGAGCTGCAGGACGAGGCGGAGCGGGTCGGGGCCACGCCGATCTGCGACCTGCCCAACCGCGAGCGTGCGCACGTCTGCGGGACCATCCGCTCGGTGACCCTGCGCCCGCGCGCCGACGTCCCCGCCCTCGTCGTCGAGATCTACGACGGCAGCCGCCCGCTGCACCTGGTGTGGCTCGGCCGCCGCGAGATCGCGGGCATCGAGCCCGGCGTCATGCTGCGCGCCACCGGCCGGGTGTCGTACTACCGCGGCGTCGCGACGATGTTCAACCCCTTCTACGAGATCGTGCCCAAGGGTGCCTGA
- a CDS encoding DUF3710 domain-containing protein, producing MAIFRRRQQEASEPQAQDVDPLETDDLGTDDLGTDDLGTDDLGTDDLEAHEQEALDDPAAEHDATADEPSFSRARGPYDVSEVERADEDADGPVDRLDLGALRFVPVDGMQLRLELDESQQTVLSVHCLLGDSSVQVQVFAAPRTLPVWPEIRAEIADNVISAGGTADVVAGELGRELVCRMPQRGADGRTVFAQVRFAGVDGPRWFLRAVFSGPAAVDERAAAPLVAVVRSCVVVRGDEAMPPREVLPLTLPQQATPEDEGAEELQDEVEPSTRRPDDLKPFERGPEITEVR from the coding sequence GTGGCCATCTTCCGCCGCCGCCAGCAGGAGGCCTCCGAGCCGCAGGCCCAGGACGTCGACCCCCTCGAGACCGACGACCTCGGGACCGACGACCTCGGGACCGACGACCTCGGGACCGACGACCTCGGGACCGACGACCTCGAGGCCCACGAGCAGGAGGCGCTCGACGACCCGGCCGCGGAGCACGACGCGACCGCGGACGAGCCGTCCTTCTCGCGCGCCCGCGGCCCGTACGACGTCTCCGAGGTCGAGCGCGCGGACGAGGACGCCGACGGACCGGTCGACCGGCTGGACCTCGGCGCGCTGCGCTTCGTCCCGGTCGACGGCATGCAGCTGCGGCTGGAGCTCGACGAGTCCCAGCAGACGGTGCTCTCCGTGCACTGCCTGCTCGGCGACAGCAGCGTCCAGGTGCAGGTCTTCGCCGCCCCCCGGACGCTGCCGGTCTGGCCCGAGATCCGGGCCGAGATCGCCGACAACGTCATCTCGGCCGGCGGCACCGCGGACGTCGTCGCGGGTGAGCTCGGCCGCGAGCTGGTCTGCCGGATGCCGCAGCGCGGCGCCGACGGCCGCACCGTCTTCGCGCAGGTCCGCTTCGCCGGGGTCGACGGGCCGCGGTGGTTCCTGCGCGCCGTCTTCAGCGGGCCGGCCGCCGTCGACGAGCGGGCCGCCGCGCCCCTCGTCGCCGTGGTCCGCAGCTGCGTCGTCGTCCGCGGCGACGAGGCCATGCCGCCCCGCGAGGTCCTCCCGCTGACCCTGCCCCAGCAGGCGACCCCCGAGGACGAGGGCGCCGAGGAGCTCCAGGACGAGGTCGAGCCGTCGACCCGCCGACCCGACGACCTCAAGCCGTTCGAGCGCGGACCGGAGATCACCGAGGTCCGCTGA
- the dut gene encoding dUTP diphosphatase gives MSTGPGSASEEGGPLRVRVALHRLDPGLPVPSYAHPGDAGADLHAREDVVLAPGERALVPTGVAIALPDGWAAFTHPRSGLAHRHGVTIVNAPGTVDSGYRGELFVDLVNLDPREPFTVRRGDRIAQLVVQPVARVEFEERDSLPDSPRGETGHGASGGFGDAGPR, from the coding sequence ATGAGCACCGGCCCGGGGTCGGCCTCCGAGGAGGGCGGCCCCCTGCGCGTCCGGGTGGCGCTCCACCGGCTCGACCCCGGGCTCCCGGTGCCGTCGTACGCCCACCCGGGCGACGCCGGCGCCGACCTGCACGCCCGCGAGGACGTCGTCCTCGCGCCCGGCGAGCGGGCCCTGGTCCCGACCGGGGTGGCCATCGCGCTGCCCGACGGCTGGGCCGCCTTCACCCATCCCCGCAGCGGGCTCGCCCACCGGCACGGCGTCACCATCGTCAACGCCCCCGGGACGGTCGACTCCGGCTACCGCGGCGAGCTGTTCGTCGACCTGGTCAACCTCGACCCGCGCGAGCCGTTCACCGTCCGCCGGGGCGACCGGATCGCCCAGCTCGTCGTCCAACCCGTCGCCCGGGTCGAGTTCGAGGAGCGCGATTCGCTCCCCGACAGCCCCAGGGGGGAGACTGGGCACGGAGCCAGCGGGGGCTTCGGCGACGCCGGCCCGCGCTGA
- a CDS encoding DUF4193 domain-containing protein, whose product MATDYDAPRKTDDDLNEDSLEELKSRRVDKSASTVDVDETEQAEGFELPGADLSGEELSVTVIPRQADEFTCSQCFLVHHRSQLAKESATGMVCRDCAA is encoded by the coding sequence ATGGCGACTGACTACGACGCCCCGCGCAAGACCGACGACGACCTCAACGAGGACTCCCTCGAGGAGCTGAAGTCCCGCCGCGTCGACAAGTCGGCCTCGACGGTCGACGTCGACGAGACCGAGCAGGCCGAGGGCTTCGAGCTCCCCGGCGCCGACCTCTCCGGTGAGGAGCTGTCGGTCACCGTCATCCCCCGGCAGGCCGACGAGTTCACCTGCTCGCAGTGCTTCCTCGTCCACCACCGCAGCCAGCTGGCGAAGGAGTCGGCCACCGGCATGGTGTGCCGCGACTGCGCCGCCTGA
- a CDS encoding inositol monophosphatase family protein, with protein sequence MPGARPEGLPEGLDLAALEALAVEIATEAARLVVDERPDGLGASATKSSPTDVVTVMDTRAEELIRRRLHEARPDDAVLGEEGDDQPGTSGLTWVVDPIDGTVNYLYEIPAYAVSVAVAYGDPRTPGAWGVLAAAVADAAHGTVHHAHLGGGARTTGPAGSTTLRVGRADGLDRALVGTGFGYTAQRRREQGELLMRVLPEIRDIRRIGSAALDLCAIAQGRLDGYFEVGLNPWDLAGGWLVVTEAGGVVTGPRGGGPQAALTVAGNATVHAGLAALLDD encoded by the coding sequence ATGCCCGGCGCCCGGCCCGAGGGCCTCCCCGAGGGTCTCGACCTCGCCGCGCTCGAGGCGCTCGCCGTCGAGATCGCCACCGAGGCCGCCCGGCTCGTCGTCGACGAGCGGCCCGACGGCCTGGGCGCCTCGGCCACCAAGTCGTCGCCGACCGACGTCGTCACCGTCATGGACACCCGCGCCGAGGAGCTCATCCGCCGGCGGCTGCACGAGGCGCGTCCCGACGACGCCGTGCTCGGCGAGGAGGGGGACGACCAGCCCGGCACGTCCGGGCTCACCTGGGTCGTCGACCCCATCGACGGGACGGTCAACTACCTCTACGAGATCCCCGCCTACGCGGTCTCGGTCGCCGTCGCGTACGGCGACCCGCGGACCCCCGGCGCGTGGGGCGTCCTCGCCGCCGCGGTCGCCGACGCCGCCCACGGCACCGTCCACCACGCCCACCTCGGCGGGGGAGCGCGCACCACCGGGCCCGCCGGCAGCACGACGCTGCGGGTCGGCCGGGCCGACGGACTGGACCGCGCGCTCGTCGGCACCGGCTTCGGCTACACCGCGCAGCGCCGCCGCGAGCAGGGCGAGCTGCTGATGCGGGTGCTGCCGGAGATCCGCGACATCCGTCGCATCGGCAGCGCCGCGCTCGACCTGTGCGCCATCGCGCAGGGACGTCTCGACGGGTACTTCGAGGTCGGCCTCAACCCGTGGGACCTCGCCGGCGGCTGGCTCGTCGTCACCGAGGCCGGCGGGGTCGTCACCGGCCCCCGCGGCGGCGGACCGCAGGCCGCCCTCACCGTGGCGGGCAACGCCACCGTGCACGCCGGGCTCGCCGCCCTCCTGGACGACTGA
- a CDS encoding ferrochelatase, with translation MTAAATPDPTEVTSEPSDALAPYDAVLLLSFGGPEAPDEVMPFLRRVTAGRGIPDERLESVAEHYHHFGGRSPINDQNRALLAALEKELAGRGLDVPVLWGNRNSEPFLADTLREAVEAGRHRLLTVTTSAYSCYSSCRQYRENLADAVAEVRELGHVLEVDKVAQYALRPAFVDPNAALVLDAVRGHADVPDGQLALLFCTHSIPEAMDDTSGPGDGEGNLYSAQHHELARRVVARVAEETGRDLPPEVVYCSRSGPPSQPWLEPDVNDRLEELAAAGVTTVVVAPVGFVSDHMEVVYDLDTEAQETADRLGLTLTRVPTVGVDPAWVAGLADLLLERAEEARGGPVPTGEWVRPSVCAPGCCPNLRQARPALCGSD, from the coding sequence ATGACCGCCGCCGCGACCCCCGACCCCACCGAGGTGACCAGCGAGCCGAGCGACGCGCTCGCGCCGTACGACGCCGTGCTGCTGCTCTCCTTCGGCGGCCCCGAGGCGCCCGACGAGGTCATGCCGTTCCTGCGCCGCGTGACCGCGGGTCGGGGGATCCCCGACGAGCGGCTCGAGTCGGTCGCCGAGCACTACCACCACTTCGGTGGTCGCAGCCCGATCAACGACCAGAACCGCGCGCTGCTCGCCGCCCTCGAGAAGGAGCTGGCCGGCCGCGGCCTCGACGTGCCCGTGCTGTGGGGCAACCGCAACTCCGAGCCGTTCCTCGCCGACACCCTGCGCGAGGCCGTCGAGGCGGGGCGGCACCGCCTCCTCACGGTGACGACGAGCGCCTACTCCTGCTACTCCTCGTGCCGGCAGTACCGCGAGAACCTCGCGGATGCCGTCGCCGAGGTCCGCGAGCTCGGCCACGTCCTCGAGGTCGACAAGGTCGCGCAGTACGCTCTGCGCCCGGCCTTCGTCGACCCGAACGCCGCCCTCGTGCTCGACGCCGTCCGCGGGCACGCCGACGTCCCCGACGGGCAGCTCGCGCTCCTGTTCTGCACGCACTCGATCCCCGAGGCGATGGACGACACGTCCGGCCCGGGCGACGGCGAGGGCAACCTGTACTCCGCGCAGCACCACGAGCTGGCCCGCCGGGTCGTCGCCCGCGTCGCCGAGGAGACCGGTCGCGACCTGCCCCCCGAGGTCGTCTACTGCTCCCGCTCCGGCCCGCCGTCGCAGCCCTGGCTCGAGCCGGACGTCAACGACCGGCTCGAGGAGCTCGCCGCGGCCGGCGTCACGACCGTCGTCGTCGCCCCGGTCGGCTTCGTCTCGGACCACATGGAGGTCGTCTACGACCTCGACACCGAGGCGCAGGAGACCGCCGACCGGCTCGGCCTCACCCTCACCCGGGTGCCGACGGTGGGTGTCGACCCGGCGTGGGTGGCGGGCCTCGCCGACCTGCTCCTCGAGCGCGCCGAGGAGGCCCGCGGCGGCCCGGTGCCGACGGGGGAGTGGGTGCGCCCCTCCGTGTGCGCCCCCGGCTGCTGCCCCAACCTGCGTCAGGCCCGACCCGCGCTGTGCGGGAGCGACTGA